From a region of the Armatimonas rosea genome:
- a CDS encoding F0F1 ATP synthase subunit delta: MREESVSRRYAAALFNQAKAAGTLKETSADLAYVAKALVENPAMARMIGHPLATVERKKTVLSAAFSGAVSPASLAFLNLLADKRRTDLLAGAKQEFDELLRAHNNIVSATATTAVPLTAAQLAALEKALEARTGKDIELTTSVDPSLMGGILVRIGDTVLDGTVKGKLDRLREQLLTKK; encoded by the coding sequence ATGCGCGAAGAGTCTGTCTCCCGCCGCTACGCGGCCGCCCTCTTCAACCAGGCAAAGGCCGCCGGAACCCTGAAGGAGACTTCAGCGGATCTGGCCTACGTGGCCAAGGCCTTGGTGGAGAACCCCGCGATGGCACGCATGATTGGGCACCCGCTGGCGACCGTGGAGCGCAAGAAGACGGTACTGAGTGCCGCCTTTTCGGGGGCGGTCTCTCCGGCCTCCCTAGCGTTTCTGAACCTGCTGGCCGACAAGCGCCGCACCGACCTGCTGGCCGGTGCCAAGCAAGAGTTCGATGAGCTCCTGCGGGCGCACAACAACATTGTCTCGGCCACAGCAACCACAGCGGTTCCTCTCACGGCGGCGCAGCTTGCGGCGCTGGAGAAGGCGCTCGAGGCGCGCACCGGGAAAGACATCGAGCTGACAACCAGTGTCGATCCTTCCCTGATGGGTGGCATTCTTGTGCGTATCGGCGACACGGTGCTGGATGGCACGGTCAAAGGCAAGCTGGATCGCCTGCGCGAGCAGCTTCTCACCAAAAAGTAA
- the atpA gene encoding F0F1 ATP synthase subunit alpha, producing the protein MAVRPDEVTSILERELASYQSGVEEVGVGTVLQVGDGVARIYGLSDVAVAELLEFPGGVMGMALNLEEDNVGAIILGNAEGIREGDTVKRTGRIIEVPVGEGLVGRVVNTLGQPIDDGGPIVAAEQRLLEIKAPGVVDRQPVKEPMYTGIKSIDSMLAIGRGQRELIIGDRQTGKTAIAIDTIINQKGQDVFCFYVAIGQKASTVRMVVEALRANGAMEYTTVIAAPASDPASLQYLAPYAGCAMAEYFRDSGRHALIIYDDLSKQAVAYRQVSLLLRRPPGREAYPGDVFYLHSRLLERAAKLSAERGGGSLTALPIIETQAGDVSAYIPTNVISITDGQIFLQTDLFNSGVRPAIDVGVSVSRVGGSAQIKAMKDKKVGGRIKLELAQYREVQAFAQFASDLDKATQQQLNRGQRLVELLKQDQYAPMRVEWQIISIYSATSGALDDLPVDAVRKFEKEFLAYVADKYPDVPVKIAETKTFSQDIEDNLNRALGEFKAAFKP; encoded by the coding sequence ATGGCAGTAAGACCCGATGAAGTCACCAGCATCCTAGAGCGAGAGCTGGCAAGTTATCAGAGCGGGGTCGAGGAAGTCGGCGTCGGTACCGTCCTACAGGTCGGTGATGGCGTTGCTCGTATCTACGGCCTGAGTGATGTCGCGGTGGCGGAGCTTCTTGAGTTCCCCGGCGGCGTCATGGGAATGGCGCTCAACCTGGAAGAGGACAATGTCGGCGCGATTATCCTGGGCAATGCCGAGGGAATTCGCGAGGGCGACACCGTCAAGCGTACCGGACGCATTATCGAAGTGCCTGTCGGCGAGGGGCTCGTGGGCCGCGTGGTCAACACGCTGGGCCAGCCTATCGACGATGGCGGCCCGATTGTCGCGGCCGAGCAGCGCCTCCTGGAGATCAAGGCTCCCGGTGTTGTGGACCGACAGCCGGTCAAAGAGCCGATGTACACGGGAATCAAGTCGATCGACTCGATGCTCGCCATTGGCCGTGGCCAGCGTGAGCTGATCATCGGCGACCGCCAGACCGGAAAGACCGCGATCGCCATCGACACGATCATCAACCAGAAGGGGCAGGATGTCTTCTGCTTCTACGTTGCGATCGGACAGAAGGCATCGACCGTCCGTATGGTGGTGGAGGCCCTGCGTGCCAACGGCGCGATGGAGTACACCACCGTGATCGCCGCGCCCGCGTCGGACCCCGCCAGCCTTCAGTACCTGGCACCCTACGCCGGCTGTGCGATGGCCGAGTACTTCCGCGACTCCGGCCGCCACGCGCTGATCATCTACGATGACCTGTCCAAGCAGGCCGTGGCCTACCGCCAGGTCTCGCTTCTGCTGCGCCGCCCACCGGGCCGCGAGGCGTACCCGGGCGACGTCTTCTACCTGCACTCCCGCCTGCTGGAGCGCGCAGCAAAGCTCTCCGCTGAGCGCGGTGGTGGCTCGCTGACCGCTCTGCCGATCATCGAGACCCAGGCCGGCGACGTCTCCGCCTACATTCCGACCAACGTGATCTCGATCACCGATGGCCAGATCTTCCTTCAGACCGACCTCTTCAACTCCGGTGTCCGCCCGGCTATCGACGTGGGTGTGTCGGTGAGCCGCGTGGGTGGCTCCGCGCAGATCAAGGCGATGAAGGACAAGAAGGTCGGCGGGCGCATCAAGCTGGAGCTGGCGCAGTACCGTGAGGTGCAGGCCTTCGCCCAGTTCGCCTCGGACCTGGACAAAGCGACCCAGCAGCAGCTCAACCGTGGCCAGCGCCTGGTCGAGCTTCTGAAGCAGGACCAGTACGCGCCTATGCGTGTCGAGTGGCAGATCATCTCGATCTACTCCGCCACCTCGGGCGCCCTCGACGACCTGCCGGTGGACGCTGTCCGCAAGTTCGAGAAGGAGTTCCTGGCCTATGTCGCGGACAAGTACCCCGACGTCCCGGTGAAGATCGCCGAGACCAAGACCTTCTCTCAGGACATCGAGGACAACCTCAACCGCGCTCTAGGCGAGTTCAAGGCCGCGTTTAAACCGTAA
- the aroQ gene encoding type II 3-dehydroquinate dehydratase: MQLTPSGSLRVLLLNGPNLNLLGQREPDIYGTMTFEELNKRIRDYAKEIGIELKSLQSNHEGALIDAIHEAADWADAIVINPGAYTHYSYAIADALKAVRLPAIEVHLSNIHARDEFRRTSVVAPATVGQIAGFGAMSYLLALQAAKAIVQQGRE; encoded by the coding sequence ATGCAACTCACTCCCTCTGGTAGCCTCCGTGTCTTGCTCCTCAATGGCCCTAATCTCAATCTCCTCGGGCAGAGAGAGCCGGACATCTATGGAACCATGACCTTTGAGGAGCTTAACAAACGGATCCGGGACTACGCTAAAGAGATCGGCATCGAGCTCAAGTCCCTGCAGAGTAACCACGAAGGGGCGCTCATCGACGCGATCCACGAGGCCGCGGACTGGGCCGATGCGATTGTCATCAACCCTGGTGCCTACACCCACTACTCCTACGCCATCGCCGATGCCCTCAAGGCCGTGCGCCTCCCCGCGATCGAGGTACATCTCTCCAATATCCACGCCCGCGACGAGTTTCGGCGAACCTCGGTGGTGGCCCCGGCCACCGTGGGGCAGATCGCAGGCTTCGGGGCGATGTCGTACCTGCTCGCTCTACAAGCGGCGAAAGCCATCGTCCAGCAAGGCCGGGAGTGA
- a CDS encoding peptidylprolyl isomerase, translating to MNLNRISWSGLSALAVASALTAGCGEKPFAKVNGQVITKDEYISALEQTLAVAGPNGAVPVPAGRLVLEQLIGRKIILAEAAAQGVVPSDDDVNKAFMYRKDMLEQSQPGKTFEEELQKQGTTPEVFKDNLRAELAEVAVLIKQLNVGNDKVTQYYNDHKDEFGLPARVQLRLVLVGANTPQFAEAQKKLSDPKNFTEQAARELNIIPQLKVSGGLQVLANSALPPSLKDKIQQAAPGTVIGPVDWPIQGGIAKAWVKVDKKLPQYNVPVESAAPIARQRVILQLQATGDPKFNQIRNEIIKKKFDATVETSSPVQETIWKAVKQSAQDAGLDKPPVTPPAAPAAPGGLTAAGGMAPAPAGGAGAPAGKPGAAAPK from the coding sequence TTGAACCTCAATCGTATTTCATGGAGTGGTCTCTCAGCCCTGGCAGTTGCCTCGGCGCTGACAGCAGGCTGTGGGGAAAAACCCTTTGCTAAGGTCAATGGACAGGTCATTACCAAGGACGAGTACATCAGTGCTCTGGAGCAGACTCTAGCAGTCGCGGGGCCCAATGGTGCGGTTCCTGTTCCAGCAGGGCGCCTGGTGCTAGAGCAGCTGATCGGGCGCAAGATCATCCTTGCGGAGGCCGCGGCCCAGGGAGTGGTCCCTTCCGATGACGATGTCAACAAGGCGTTTATGTACCGCAAGGACATGCTGGAGCAGAGCCAGCCGGGCAAGACCTTCGAGGAGGAGCTCCAGAAGCAGGGGACCACACCGGAGGTCTTTAAGGACAACCTGCGCGCCGAGCTCGCTGAGGTCGCGGTGCTGATCAAGCAGCTCAATGTTGGCAACGACAAAGTGACCCAGTACTACAACGACCATAAGGACGAGTTCGGGCTCCCCGCGCGCGTCCAGCTCCGCCTCGTGCTTGTCGGGGCCAACACCCCGCAGTTCGCCGAGGCCCAGAAGAAGCTCAGCGATCCAAAGAACTTCACCGAGCAGGCCGCCCGCGAGCTCAATATCATCCCCCAGCTCAAGGTGAGCGGTGGCCTCCAGGTGCTTGCAAACTCTGCACTGCCGCCCTCGCTCAAGGACAAGATCCAGCAGGCTGCCCCCGGAACCGTGATCGGGCCGGTGGACTGGCCCATCCAGGGGGGGATCGCCAAGGCCTGGGTCAAGGTGGACAAGAAGCTTCCTCAGTACAATGTCCCGGTTGAGTCCGCCGCCCCGATCGCACGCCAGCGGGTGATCCTCCAGCTCCAGGCAACGGGCGATCCTAAGTTCAACCAGATCCGCAACGAGATCATCAAGAAGAAGTTCGATGCGACAGTCGAGACCTCCAGCCCGGTCCAGGAGACTATCTGGAAGGCCGTGAAGCAGAGCGCACAAGACGCCGGTCTGGACAAGCCTCCGGTAACCCCGCCTGCTGCACCGGCCGCACCGGGTGGGCTGACAGCGGCGGGGGGCATGGCACCAGCTCCTGCCGGTGGCGCGGGAGCTCCTGCGGGCAAGCCGGGCGCTGCGGCACCCAAGTAG
- a CDS encoding substrate-binding domain-containing protein has translation MRILTTRRSALFSLGAVALTLLVGCDQKPATTGGDTPAPAGGTAPAPAGGKLTLAVIPKGMTHVFWQSVKAGAEKAGAELGAEIKWVGAQKETDTAGQIGVVENQMTAKVDGIALAPLDKAALVPVIKKAHEAKVPLVIFDSAADVSDDQYVSFVATDNRVGGEMAAKQMGKICGGKGKVVLVPNAANSASTMDREAGFEETIKKEFPGMTVIRSNYGESDRSKSLNVSQDVLSANPDVVGIFGSCEPCAIGALKAVEAKGLKGKVKIIGFDNTTEMEKGITEGTIDSVVIQNPAKMGYESVKALIAAKKGEKVEKKIDTGVVLMTKENMDKDEMKDFRAK, from the coding sequence ATGCGTATTCTAACAACCCGCCGCTCGGCGCTCTTCTCTCTAGGCGCGGTGGCGCTGACACTTCTGGTGGGCTGCGACCAAAAGCCCGCGACAACGGGCGGGGACACTCCCGCGCCCGCGGGCGGCACCGCTCCGGCTCCCGCAGGGGGCAAGCTGACCCTCGCGGTGATCCCCAAGGGCATGACCCATGTCTTCTGGCAGTCGGTCAAGGCCGGTGCGGAGAAGGCCGGCGCGGAGCTGGGCGCGGAGATCAAGTGGGTCGGCGCACAAAAAGAGACCGACACCGCCGGACAGATCGGCGTGGTCGAGAACCAGATGACCGCCAAGGTCGATGGGATCGCGCTGGCACCTCTGGACAAGGCCGCGCTGGTTCCGGTGATCAAGAAGGCACACGAGGCCAAGGTTCCGCTGGTGATCTTCGACTCCGCAGCGGATGTCAGCGACGATCAATACGTGAGTTTTGTTGCCACCGACAACCGCGTGGGCGGCGAGATGGCCGCCAAGCAGATGGGCAAGATCTGCGGCGGTAAGGGCAAGGTGGTGCTGGTGCCCAACGCCGCCAACTCGGCCTCGACCATGGATCGTGAGGCGGGCTTTGAGGAGACCATTAAGAAGGAGTTCCCTGGCATGACCGTGATCCGCTCCAACTACGGTGAGTCGGACCGCAGCAAGTCGCTCAATGTCAGCCAGGATGTCCTCTCCGCCAACCCTGATGTGGTCGGGATCTTCGGCTCCTGCGAGCCCTGCGCGATCGGCGCTCTCAAGGCAGTCGAGGCCAAGGGGCTCAAGGGCAAGGTCAAGATCATCGGCTTTGACAACACCACCGAGATGGAAAAAGGCATCACCGAGGGAACCATCGACTCGGTCGTGATCCAGAACCCCGCCAAGATGGGCTATGAGTCGGTCAAGGCACTGATCGCCGCGAAAAAGGGCGAGAAGGTCGAGAAGAAGATCGATACGGGTGTTGTCCTCATGACCAAAGAGAACATGGACAAGGACGAGATGAAGGACTTCCGCGCGAAGTAA
- a CDS encoding PulJ/GspJ family protein: protein MQRNLAKLIRVQRGFTMTELLVVIAITGILLGLLFVPIIQGFNLTRKAQNQVQAQTQARNGLHQISRELSQAVFVFDNTTTPVMFPLKFAVNIGVGGAATTPYGYNWAGGVQVFPAPVLFSKVDFIPSGHLPSGGTKDPTTGDTIGGSDVRFPLAPGTRIVRYFIGLKDNTRPYENVYQRRVAQFSADGRHNPFVLYRVEFDPTDPKLINQANYNSMLPDAGGFNDPNFFYNPNLASNGVSYAANWKAIASAVVDGPNQDVVNWVKDDTGDLVLTTPFRPLVSFAPGAVTGDNATPGFMTAAAAEVPNAVPTIYSSQQGHWSLPSSVTFYRAASRVGSSDYGALRVTVDSELLPDGTTTPHVHLDTAATGGVLATSDAVLYCARITSTNEIFVKTPNLTFLLNMERGTIKTGFAPLAGDNTGVPLIRLANGTVRSMVPGGFPDANPGELVETLYRLNTRFPDADSDVNTPSNQGWGEINLLDDSTLRYFRADGSDIALTTPLLTTQAGTYTSPLVVFGNVGAGGLQPGGGLMLAAGSESVVGPDMSVTAGSSGLGNVTYYRAPGALTSVVKKATLITDPANSVRKRWTPIVGQRTYLLDQDTRINGTLPTAFLRFDNPGGPGLPARSFTDPAAVAEREVQVTYLWQNNYARRSGGADNGKPVDAQGRVLGDKAIIAPEPDVVKVDYATRDLLTVNVGALVYDSNTHQGTSINLTDKVRIGNTIR, encoded by the coding sequence ATGCAGCGAAATTTAGCAAAACTTATCCGGGTTCAGCGCGGCTTTACCATGACCGAGCTTCTGGTGGTGATCGCCATCACCGGAATCTTGCTGGGGTTGCTCTTTGTCCCCATCATCCAGGGCTTCAACCTGACCCGCAAGGCGCAGAACCAGGTGCAGGCACAGACCCAGGCGCGCAATGGTCTTCACCAGATCTCTCGTGAGCTGTCCCAGGCCGTGTTTGTCTTTGACAACACCACGACCCCGGTGATGTTCCCCCTGAAGTTTGCGGTCAATATCGGGGTGGGGGGAGCGGCGACCACGCCCTATGGCTACAACTGGGCGGGGGGTGTGCAGGTCTTCCCCGCTCCCGTGCTCTTCAGCAAGGTGGACTTTATCCCGTCGGGCCACCTGCCCTCGGGCGGCACCAAGGACCCGACCACGGGCGATACGATCGGGGGCTCCGATGTGCGCTTCCCGCTCGCGCCGGGGACGCGGATCGTGCGCTACTTTATCGGCCTCAAGGACAACACCCGTCCCTACGAGAATGTCTACCAGCGCCGTGTCGCACAGTTCTCCGCCGATGGCCGTCACAATCCCTTTGTCCTCTACCGTGTTGAGTTCGATCCGACCGACCCGAAGCTGATCAACCAAGCTAACTACAACAGCATGCTGCCTGATGCGGGCGGCTTCAACGATCCTAACTTTTTCTACAACCCGAACCTGGCATCGAACGGGGTGAGCTATGCTGCCAACTGGAAGGCGATTGCGTCTGCGGTGGTGGATGGTCCGAATCAGGATGTGGTGAACTGGGTCAAGGACGACACGGGCGATCTCGTGCTAACCACGCCGTTCCGGCCTCTGGTCTCGTTCGCACCTGGCGCGGTGACCGGCGACAACGCGACCCCCGGCTTTATGACCGCCGCCGCCGCCGAGGTCCCCAACGCCGTCCCGACCATCTACTCGTCGCAGCAGGGCCACTGGAGCCTGCCGAGCTCGGTGACCTTCTACCGGGCCGCGAGCCGGGTGGGGAGCTCGGACTACGGTGCACTGCGCGTGACGGTCGACTCGGAGCTGCTCCCCGATGGCACGACCACACCGCATGTGCACCTGGACACGGCGGCGACCGGTGGGGTGCTTGCCACGTCGGACGCAGTGCTCTACTGCGCCCGTATCACCAGCACCAATGAGATCTTTGTCAAGACTCCCAACCTGACCTTCCTGCTCAACATGGAGCGTGGGACCATCAAGACAGGCTTTGCGCCGCTGGCGGGAGACAACACCGGCGTGCCGCTGATCCGCCTCGCCAATGGGACCGTTCGCTCCATGGTGCCGGGAGGCTTCCCCGATGCCAACCCGGGTGAGCTGGTGGAGACGCTCTATCGCCTCAACACGCGCTTCCCCGATGCGGACTCCGACGTGAACACGCCATCGAACCAGGGTTGGGGAGAGATCAACCTCCTCGACGACTCCACGCTGCGCTACTTCCGTGCGGATGGCTCGGACATCGCGCTGACGACACCGCTGCTCACGACCCAGGCAGGAACGTATACTTCGCCGCTGGTGGTCTTTGGCAATGTGGGGGCGGGCGGTCTTCAGCCCGGTGGTGGGCTGATGCTCGCGGCGGGCAGTGAGAGTGTGGTTGGCCCGGACATGAGCGTGACGGCGGGTAGCAGTGGTCTTGGAAACGTGACCTACTACCGTGCGCCCGGAGCGCTGACCAGTGTGGTGAAGAAGGCAACCCTGATCACCGATCCTGCCAACAGTGTGCGCAAGCGCTGGACACCGATCGTGGGACAGCGCACCTACCTGCTGGACCAGGACACCCGCATCAATGGGACACTACCGACTGCCTTCCTGCGGTTTGACAACCCCGGTGGCCCTGGGCTCCCTGCCCGCTCCTTCACCGACCCCGCCGCCGTGGCGGAGCGTGAGGTTCAGGTGACCTACCTCTGGCAGAACAACTACGCGCGTCGTAGTGGCGGGGCAGACAATGGCAAGCCCGTGGATGCACAGGGGAGGGTCCTTGGCGACAAGGCGATTATCGCGCCTGAGCCGGATGTGGTGAAGGTGGACTACGCCACCCGCGACCTGCTGACGGTCAATGTCGGGGCGCTGGTCTACGACTCCAATACCCACCAGGGGACCTCGATCAACCTGACGGACAAGGTTCGCATAGGGAACACGATACGGTGA
- a CDS encoding BsuPI-related putative proteinase inhibitor: MQRGLTQNIVTDRSQYPPQRAVELTVRLTNGSPSLVTYQIGVRREYEITVRDSRTRKVVWTWSRNKPAPPSTEIRLAPGQWREHKELWDRRDDSGRRVPEGTYEIELVHLPFREAVSTQVYLAERGQGGDPGVPSPPGTPKGRGPQLQATLQTDRRTARVGESVRLTYTVTNTGDQPAVLTFPTGNQYDLEVRRRPEPNARYREGALTIWQYSRGRSFIQSFTRLSLAPGEKKVFTESWTVPPGTPAGTYDLVGYLPTPATQKSAEAVGALTIL; encoded by the coding sequence ATGCAGCGTGGATTGACCCAGAATATTGTCACCGACCGGTCGCAGTACCCTCCCCAGCGTGCGGTGGAGCTTACCGTGCGCCTCACCAACGGGAGCCCGTCCCTGGTCACCTACCAGATAGGGGTGCGGCGTGAGTACGAGATCACGGTCCGAGACAGTCGCACTCGCAAGGTGGTCTGGACTTGGTCCCGAAACAAGCCCGCCCCCCCGAGCACGGAGATTCGCCTCGCGCCCGGCCAGTGGCGCGAGCACAAAGAGCTCTGGGACCGCCGCGACGATAGCGGTAGGCGAGTTCCGGAGGGAACGTATGAGATCGAGCTGGTGCACCTGCCGTTTCGCGAGGCGGTGTCTACCCAGGTCTATCTCGCCGAGCGTGGGCAGGGCGGCGACCCTGGTGTTCCCAGCCCGCCCGGCACCCCGAAAGGAAGAGGTCCTCAGTTGCAAGCAACCCTACAAACCGACCGCCGCACTGCCCGTGTCGGGGAGAGCGTTCGTCTGACCTACACTGTCACCAACACCGGCGACCAGCCAGCGGTGCTCACTTTCCCCACAGGCAACCAGTACGATCTTGAGGTGCGCCGCCGCCCGGAGCCCAACGCACGCTACCGGGAAGGTGCGCTGACGATCTGGCAGTACTCTCGGGGGCGCTCGTTTATCCAGTCGTTTACACGCCTTAGCCTGGCACCTGGGGAGAAGAAAGTCTTCACGGAGTCCTGGACCGTGCCACCAGGAACTCCGGCGGGCACCTACGACTTGGTAGGGTATCTTCCGACCCCTGCGACCCAGAAGAGTGCCGAGGCAGTCGGAGCTCTGACTATTCTCTAG
- a CDS encoding Trm112 family protein yields the protein MNLSPELLNLLRCPLCHPPSPLSPVAEGTVLRCAAGHSFPLTEGFPDLRPDDLKAPAPAAQQK from the coding sequence ATGAATCTCTCGCCTGAGCTTCTAAACCTGCTTCGCTGTCCCCTCTGCCATCCCCCCTCCCCCCTGAGCCCTGTGGCAGAGGGGACGGTCTTGCGCTGCGCCGCAGGGCATTCCTTCCCGCTCACCGAGGGATTCCCAGATCTACGGCCCGACGATCTCAAGGCCCCGGCACCCGCCGCGCAACAAAAATAA
- a CDS encoding type II secretion system protein: MTSNLRVRNYRAAFTLIELLVVIAIIAILAAILFPVAGTVQESARRGATMSNLQKIHQAISAYELDNREYPEFLFGPAICRTNGLPDPSCSDFYTMKETAALVTGRYRSTDPEYVASRNARKIFTKSLYPEYIRDLDTFQSRNNVVATPSVTGKVGLASRISLLNPAGPTFYVPRTAALGLGAQQIPFYAYDAFDASPLITNINNNTIDNNTLVARYSRLWMPVVDNTTLDSLSPANLQLYQRQLLWARPPADTVVTMTTHHVPKGKILVLFQSGTAKVLDVRKLSPLPANPAGDSQFWQLTN; this comes from the coding sequence ATGACATCCAATCTGCGAGTTCGCAACTATCGTGCGGCCTTTACCTTGATTGAGCTGCTTGTCGTGATCGCGATTATCGCGATTCTTGCGGCCATTCTCTTCCCGGTTGCCGGGACCGTGCAGGAGAGCGCACGTCGTGGAGCCACGATGTCGAACCTCCAGAAGATTCACCAGGCGATCTCTGCCTATGAGCTCGACAACCGGGAGTACCCCGAGTTTCTCTTTGGCCCGGCGATCTGCCGCACCAACGGCCTCCCCGATCCGAGCTGCTCTGACTTCTACACCATGAAGGAGACCGCGGCGCTGGTGACCGGGCGCTACCGGAGCACCGACCCGGAGTATGTCGCCTCGCGCAACGCCCGCAAGATCTTCACCAAGTCGCTCTACCCCGAGTACATCCGTGATCTGGATACCTTCCAGTCTCGAAACAACGTCGTGGCGACTCCCAGTGTGACGGGCAAGGTTGGTCTGGCGAGCCGCATCAGCCTGCTAAACCCGGCGGGCCCGACTTTCTACGTCCCGCGGACCGCCGCGCTTGGGCTGGGCGCACAGCAGATTCCCTTCTACGCCTACGATGCCTTCGATGCCAGCCCTCTGATTACCAATATCAACAACAACACGATCGACAACAACACCCTGGTGGCACGCTACTCCCGGCTCTGGATGCCCGTGGTGGACAACACCACCCTGGATAGCCTCTCGCCGGCGAACCTGCAGCTCTACCAGCGCCAGCTCCTGTGGGCTCGTCCCCCCGCCGACACGGTCGTGACCATGACAACCCACCATGTGCCGAAGGGCAAGATCCTGGTTCTCTTCCAGAGTGGCACGGCCAAGGTGCTGGATGTGCGCAAGCTCAGCCCGCTGCCGGCCAATCCCGCGGGGGACTCCCAGTTCTGGCAGCTTACCAACTAG
- the mazG gene encoding nucleoside triphosphate pyrophosphohydrolase codes for MLYLVGLGPGSAEALPPRAFSLLTGGLPVLVRTERHPVLHSEPLASALAGCDVTPLDDEYEAGASFSDTYDAIVARVLRAHAAQGSLVYAVPGHPLVGETTIARLLAETKRLGVETQVIGAPSFVDACLEAIGEAVTGDLHVIDALLLDPEAAAPPAALRTGGPLLLYQVHSQAAASNAKLALSRAGYPDEFLVTVVHGGGIPGLEQTATLPLYELDRSAHRKLIDHLTTVWVPELPADQRRADFDTLLEVVARLRDPEGGCPWDLKQTHTSLRRYVIEEAYEVAEAIDQEDLEALCEELGDLLLQVVLHAQIARESADFDALDICAVLCEKLIRRHPHVFGDASARDSDAVLAQWNAIKAQEKQEKGKAPKLPSVLDGIPTSLPALSQALETSKRVVKVGFEWPDVDQVFVKVEEELAELRAELAAGRTQGISDELGDVLFTLVNVGRKMGVDAEEALRVGVSRFSGRWRFIEEAAHAQGRSVSELTLAEQAALWQAAKRAQRGE; via the coding sequence ATGCTCTATCTTGTTGGCCTGGGGCCGGGGAGTGCGGAAGCGCTCCCTCCCCGGGCTTTTTCCTTACTGACCGGCGGGCTACCCGTGCTTGTCCGCACCGAGCGTCACCCGGTTCTCCATAGCGAGCCGCTCGCCTCAGCGCTGGCGGGCTGCGATGTGACGCCCCTCGACGATGAGTACGAGGCGGGGGCGTCCTTCTCCGATACCTACGATGCTATTGTCGCACGGGTGCTCCGTGCACATGCGGCCCAGGGGAGCCTGGTCTATGCCGTCCCGGGGCACCCCCTGGTAGGAGAGACCACGATTGCCCGCCTCTTGGCCGAGACCAAGCGGCTCGGGGTGGAGACCCAAGTGATCGGGGCACCGTCGTTTGTGGACGCCTGCCTGGAGGCCATCGGCGAGGCGGTGACGGGCGATCTCCACGTGATCGACGCGCTTCTGCTCGACCCGGAGGCTGCTGCCCCGCCCGCCGCGCTCCGCACGGGCGGCCCGCTCCTGCTCTACCAGGTGCACAGCCAGGCCGCGGCTAGCAATGCCAAGCTCGCACTGAGCCGCGCGGGCTATCCCGACGAGTTCTTGGTCACGGTGGTGCACGGTGGTGGTATTCCCGGCCTTGAGCAGACCGCGACTCTTCCCCTCTATGAGCTAGACCGCAGTGCCCACCGGAAGCTCATCGATCACCTCACCACGGTCTGGGTGCCAGAGCTCCCCGCCGACCAGCGCCGCGCCGACTTCGATACGCTCCTGGAGGTTGTCGCCCGCCTGCGCGACCCTGAGGGCGGCTGTCCCTGGGACCTAAAGCAGACCCACACCAGCCTGCGCCGCTACGTAATCGAAGAGGCCTACGAGGTGGCGGAGGCGATCGACCAGGAGGACCTAGAGGCACTCTGCGAGGAGCTGGGCGATCTCTTGCTCCAAGTAGTGCTCCATGCCCAGATCGCACGGGAGAGTGCGGACTTCGATGCGCTCGATATCTGCGCCGTCCTCTGCGAGAAGCTGATCCGTCGCCACCCGCATGTCTTTGGCGATGCGAGCGCACGCGACTCCGACGCGGTCTTGGCACAGTGGAACGCAATCAAGGCCCAGGAGAAGCAAGAGAAGGGGAAGGCCCCTAAGCTACCCTCGGTGCTCGACGGGATTCCGACCAGCCTCCCGGCGCTCTCGCAGGCGCTGGAGACCAGCAAGCGCGTGGTCAAGGTCGGCTTTGAGTGGCCCGATGTGGACCAGGTCTTTGTCAAGGTTGAGGAGGAGCTGGCGGAGCTCCGCGCCGAGCTGGCTGCGGGGCGCACGCAGGGAATCTCCGACGAGCTGGGGGATGTCTTATTTACCCTAGTCAATGTGGGGCGAAAGATGGGAGTCGATGCCGAGGAGGCACTCCGGGTGGGGGTGTCACGTTTCTCCGGTCGCTGGCGTTTTATAGAGGAAGCTGCCCACGCGCAGGGCCGCTCGGTCTCGGAGCTCACTCTGGCCGAGCAAGCGGCGCTCTGGCAGGCAGCCAAGCGTGCACAGCGAGGAGAATAG